One Pirellulales bacterium DNA segment encodes these proteins:
- a CDS encoding excinuclease ABC subunit UvrC has protein sequence MTKSNPPHPDHGVSAAAEPSAASLNRGESAGFEHAAAKARSFPQTPGVYLMKDAAGRVIYVGKAKNLRARAGSYFLQAAGMDRRTADLVREIADIEFLEADSEVDALLVESRLVKDIQPKYNQDLKDDKSFPYLEISTREDFPRVEFTRVPHERGTKLYGPFASAGALRGAIQVLQKIFKFRTCTLDIEEGDEKWRWFRPCLLASIHQCTAPCNMRISKEDYQRDIHRLRMFLDGKKRQLLDEMRGEMAAAAKALKFEQAARLRDEIHLLETLDQRGELDEHVQPEVFFIDPKKGLVGLRKVLKLTSTPRTIEGVDIAHLGGDETVASLVRFIDGLPFKPGYKRFKIRGVTGIDDFRSIHEVVARRFSRLHDEMEIFPDILLIDGGKGQLNAALAAFKELGITPPTVISIAKREEEIFVPGRDEPLRLSRHAFALRLLQYVRDEAHRFAQHYHHLLRRKSTLGE, from the coding sequence GTGACGAAATCAAACCCGCCACATCCGGACCATGGGGTTTCCGCCGCTGCCGAGCCATCTGCCGCATCTCTCAATCGCGGCGAATCCGCCGGCTTTGAGCATGCCGCCGCGAAAGCGCGCTCTTTCCCTCAGACGCCGGGCGTTTACTTGATGAAGGATGCGGCCGGGCGAGTGATTTACGTGGGGAAGGCAAAAAACTTGCGAGCGAGAGCGGGCAGCTACTTTTTACAGGCCGCCGGAATGGATCGGCGAACGGCGGACCTGGTTCGCGAGATCGCCGACATCGAGTTTCTGGAGGCGGATAGCGAGGTCGATGCGCTGCTCGTCGAATCGCGACTGGTTAAGGATATTCAGCCGAAATACAACCAAGACCTAAAGGATGATAAGTCATTTCCGTATCTCGAAATTTCCACGCGCGAGGATTTTCCGCGAGTCGAATTCACGCGAGTGCCGCACGAACGCGGCACAAAGCTCTACGGCCCGTTTGCCAGCGCTGGGGCGCTGCGCGGGGCGATTCAAGTGCTGCAAAAGATCTTCAAATTTCGCACCTGTACGCTTGACATCGAAGAGGGCGATGAAAAATGGCGCTGGTTCCGACCGTGCTTGCTGGCATCGATCCATCAATGCACCGCGCCCTGTAACATGCGAATTTCGAAGGAAGACTATCAGCGCGACATTCATCGTTTACGCATGTTTCTAGACGGCAAAAAGCGACAGTTGCTCGACGAGATGCGCGGGGAAATGGCCGCTGCGGCGAAAGCTTTGAAGTTTGAACAGGCTGCAAGGCTGCGCGACGAGATTCATTTGCTGGAGACACTCGATCAACGCGGCGAACTGGATGAGCACGTGCAGCCGGAGGTTTTTTTCATCGATCCGAAAAAGGGGCTTGTCGGTCTGAGGAAAGTGCTGAAGCTAACCTCGACGCCGCGGACCATTGAAGGCGTGGATATCGCGCACCTTGGCGGCGACGAAACCGTGGCCAGCTTGGTCCGGTTCATCGATGGCTTGCCTTTCAAGCCCGGCTACAAGCGGTTCAAAATCCGCGGGGTCACGGGCATCGACGATTTCCGCAGCATTCACGAAGTCGTCGCCCGTCGGTTTTCGCGGTTGCACGACGAAATGGAGATTTTCCCGGACATCTTGCTGATCGATGGCGGCAAGGGCCAGCTCAATGCGGCACTGGCGGCGTTCAAAGAACTCGGCATCACGCCGCCGACCGTGATTTCGATCGCCAAACGCGAGGAAGAAATCTTCGTTCCCGGCCGCGATGAACCGCTCCGCTTGAGTCGCCACGCCTTTGCGCTGCGGCTATTGCAATATGTGCGCGACGAAGCGCACCGCTTTGCACAGCACTATCACCATCTGCTCCGTCGCAAATCGACGCTGGGTGAATAG
- a CDS encoding division/cell wall cluster transcriptional repressor MraZ, translating into MSREHDFLQGEFARTLDERFRLSIPQELADPLSASGVHCVLVKEQTGCLSLWPAAAWQSKTNSAVELLQAKMRAGKLDGRITEVQTLGRLLSTRHKDVQLAGRGRVLIPEGFREFLHVEAGGDLMVIGAAVCVEIWNPAAWRAHLEAQLPSFQQLFDQLAS; encoded by the coding sequence ATGTCACGCGAGCACGATTTCCTTCAAGGCGAATTTGCCCGCACGCTTGACGAACGGTTTCGGTTGTCGATTCCGCAGGAATTGGCCGATCCGCTATCGGCCAGCGGGGTGCATTGTGTTTTGGTAAAGGAGCAAACCGGTTGTTTAAGTTTGTGGCCTGCGGCCGCTTGGCAATCGAAAACGAATTCGGCCGTTGAGTTGCTCCAAGCAAAAATGCGGGCCGGCAAACTGGATGGACGTATCACGGAGGTCCAAACACTTGGCAGATTGCTTTCCACGCGGCACAAGGACGTTCAATTGGCGGGCCGCGGCCGAGTGTTGATTCCCGAAGGATTTCGCGAGTTTTTGCACGTCGAAGCTGGCGGCGACCTGATGGTGATTGGAGCCGCCGTGTGCGTTGAAATTTGGAACCCGGCAGCTTGGAGAGCCCATTTGGAAGCACAATTGCCGTCGTTTCAGCAGTTGTTTGATCAGTTGGCGAGTTGA